The genomic segment CTTGTTGCTCGTTATTTGGATATAGTCTGAATTTATATGCTTTTAACATTTTCTCACCTCATTTCATGCCTTGATTTTCGATATATTTTCTAACTATATCTATTGGATCACCACCAGTTGTTATAAGACAATAACTTCTACTCCAAAAATACTCTTTCCATAATTGGTTTCTTATTGATGGGAACTCTTTTTTTATAAGCCTACTACTAGCACTTTTATAAGCATTTAGAAATTTTGATATATCTGTATTCGGTGAGCCTCTAAATAGAAGATGTATATGGTCTTCATCATGATTCCATTCACCTAAATTCATATTATATTTTGGACATATATATTCAAATATTTCTTTTAGCCTATTTGATATTTCATCATTTATTACTTTACGTCTATACTTTATAACCAATACTAAATGATAATTAAGCAAGAATACTGAATGATTATTAGTATCTAAAATCAATGTGTCACACCCTTTGTATATTTACTACTGATTATAGATTACGTTATTTGTTGACTATCGTCAAGGGCTATTCATCTCCCACCTAAGAGGTGGGAGAATTCCGCCCGTTCTGTTAAATCAGTTTTATCACCATTCACCTTTATCATAATTCCATCTACTATTTCTATAGTCACATTCCCTATAGTATACTCTTTCACTTTATCTTTCTTAGCATCCTTGTCTTTATCTATTTTTTTAATTTTAACATCCTTCTCTTTAGCTACCTTCTTTAGTATTTTATATACCTCAAGTTCTAAGCTGCTTCCTACTTTTAGCTCCTGGGTGTTTTCTACGTTTTTCAGGAGATATAAAGTTGTGTAAGTTATAAGTCTAGTTCCTGTTTGAATTGGAACTATGTTGTCTACTTTTTTTATAGATTCTAAGTTAATTCTTATGTATATATCATTTTCAGTACCAGCTCTTACTTTAATCTCAGTACAATCTTTTCGCTTATATTCTATGCATTCTTTTATCTTGCCAAAATATTTTACTCCACCCTCTTCTTTAAATTTTTTTTTATTGATAGGATGCTAAATACTCAACCGAATCTCTAACCTCTTTTAGTTTCACTATTGGAATATTATAAAAGAGATTTTCTTTATACTCTTATAAAAGACATGCTCTTTAAACTTCTCTTCATCTCCATAAGGAAACATAACATAAGCCCCAAAGGTATCATATTTAAATTGAACCTCGTTATTAAGTTTTGATACTATCGCATCCCTATATCTATGCATTACATTTATATCATCCTCAACTGGACCTATATTTATTCTATACTTAGCATCGAATATATAAATTCTATTGTCATCTTTATTATTTAAATTCCTAATATTAAGTACAGTATCTGGTCTTTGATTAGTTGTTGGAGACGACTATGACTTGTTATACCATAGCTCTAACCTATTCTTTTTATTAGAATAAATCATCTTAGCCTGCGAGTCCTGGGATAATGTTAGATAGAACCCATTGTCCTTATACTTTAATATTCCATATTCCTCAACCTGATAACCTAAATCACTGAGGATATGATGTATTTTCATATAACACCACATCTCGTATAATACATATAGTTTTTTAGGAGTCATCTGGTAAATTCCATCTCCTAAAGCTAGCCCCTTACTTAGCATAATATATTTTTTATAAACTTCTCTATAACCGGGTGCCATTTGAAAAACTAAACTCATAGTCTTTTTGCCTGTAAGATTGCTAACATTACTAAATCCATTTTTTATATGTTTTTCTAATATAGATAACTACTGAAAATCCATATAATTGTATGGGTTTTTATTTTTCATCTTAAAATTTTCAATTTGATCTTCCCATACTGTTATAAATGTAGTATACTTTATAGGTTGAACAAAGGAGGGTCATATTGTGAATAAAACTATATGTGAATTATTTGCTGGTGTAGGTGGCTTTAGAGTGGGCTTTGAAAATGCCTGCGAAGACTGGATTACTGTGTGGGCAAACCAATGGGAACCAAATAAAAAAACTCAACATGCCTTTGAATGTTATAAATCTCACTTCGAAGAACAAGGTGGAATTAATGAATATAGCAACACTGATATTTCTGAGGTTCCAACTGCCATGATACCTGAACATTCCGTTCTTGTAGGCGGATTTCCCTGTCAAGATTACTCAGTTGCCTCTACTGGCGCTTTAGGCATTCATGGCAAAAAAGGTGTTCTCTGGTGGGAAATTGAAAGAATACTAAAAGAAAAAACGCCTCCATTTGTTTTACTTGAAAATGTTGATAGGCTTTTAAAATCGCCAACTTCTCAACGTGGTCGTGATTTTGGTATAATACTCGCTTGCTTAAATAATTTAGGATATTATGTTGAGTGGAGAGTAATAAATGCTGCTGAATACGGATTACAACAGCGTAGAAGACGTACTTTTATATTTGCAGCTCATAAAAGCACTAAATATTATCTTGAAATAAAAACAGATGTTAAATCTATATTGCAGTCTGAGGGCTTCTTTAGCTCAACATTTAATGTTGGTGATTTTACTGAAGGAGAAATTTCTCATACAGAGATGAATTGTTTATATCCTTTAGATATTTTAGATGTATCTAATAATTTTGAGTTTGAGTTTAGAAACTCAGGTGTTTGCTTTGGTGGTAAAATATTCACAGTTCAAACTACACCAAATAAATTAATAAAAGATCCACCTCTAACATTATTTAATTTACTTGAAAAATCAGTTGATGAAAAATACTCTCTTTCAGAAGACGATTTTGAAAAATGGAACTTCATGAAAGGTGCAAAAGCGATAGAAAGAACCTCTAAAACAGGGCATAAATATATTTTTAGAGAGGGTGCTTTATCCTTCCCTGATTCTATTGATAAGCCTGCAAGAACTATGCTTACTAGCGAAGCAAGCAAAAATCGTAGTACCCATGTTGTAGCAGATTTAACTACTAAAAAATTACGTCTGTTAACGCCTATTGAATGTGAAAGAATTAATGGATTCCCTGATGATTGGACCAATACAGGCATGACTCATTCATTTAGATATTTCTGTATGGGTAACGCTTTAGTTGTTAATATAGTTACCTTAATGGCTAAAACTCTGCATAATATTATAGAAAAAGAAGACTAGAGTTTAATTTCTAGCCTTCTTTTTCTATTTGTTCTTTTATATAACTTGCATTTAGCCAAAAACATTTTTTTCTTTCATATGTGCCTTGAGGAGTTAACATAACATCATTACTATCTTTTCCTTTTGGTCTTATATGTGCAATTTTCTTATCACTTATTTTAATAAAACTGTTATATTCTCCTGCTGATATTTTATCTACAGTATTTTCCCATACATAGTGCATACTCCCTTCTAAATCTGCTATTGGCATATTCCAAAACATAACCTTATCTACTACTATTTCATCTAAACTTAATTCTGATTGTTTCTCAAAGTTTCTTGTGGCTTTAAATATAATCCATAAATGCTTTTTATTCTCGAATTTATCTCTTATAGATGATTCTTCCCATGTTTCAGCATTAATATCACAGTAATCTATTTGCTCAAATGACATAGATTCCTTAGGCATTCCACTCGGTTTAAGAAGTATTGTTTTAACTTCAATATTAGCCTTTTTGAATTCTTCTAAGTTACCTAATTTGTCGCCAAAAGTTTTTTTACAAATATCATCTACAATTAGCTTATTAAAACTTTTAGCTTTTCTTT from the Clostridium sp. CM027 genome contains:
- the tnpA gene encoding IS200/IS605 family transposase; the protein is MILDTNNHSVFLLNYHLVLVIKYRRKVINDEISNRLKEIFEYICPKYNMNLGEWNHDEDHIHLLFRGSPNTDISKFLNAYKSASSRLIKKEFPSIRNQLWKEYFWSRSYCLITTGGDPIDIVRKYIENQGMK
- the dcm gene encoding DNA (cytosine-5-)-methyltransferase, translating into MNKTICELFAGVGGFRVGFENACEDWITVWANQWEPNKKTQHAFECYKSHFEEQGGINEYSNTDISEVPTAMIPEHSVLVGGFPCQDYSVASTGALGIHGKKGVLWWEIERILKEKTPPFVLLENVDRLLKSPTSQRGRDFGIILACLNNLGYYVEWRVINAAEYGLQQRRRRTFIFAAHKSTKYYLEIKTDVKSILQSEGFFSSTFNVGDFTEGEISHTEMNCLYPLDILDVSNNFEFEFRNSGVCFGGKIFTVQTTPNKLIKDPPLTLFNLLEKSVDEKYSLSEDDFEKWNFMKGAKAIERTSKTGHKYIFREGALSFPDSIDKPARTMLTSEASKNRSTHVVADLTTKKLRLLTPIECERINGFPDDWTNTGMTHSFRYFCMGNALVVNIVTLMAKTLHNIIEKED